The Ananas comosus cultivar F153 linkage group 4, ASM154086v1, whole genome shotgun sequence region ggtggtaacggagctcgtttgctatcgatagtattctagctcaactctatatatatatatatatatatatatatatagtctactatactattaatagtaccaaccacttgctgctattaggtttttggcctttggatgaagggatgtgcggctatgatgatagtgatcccctagggttgagtgggtggttagttgagtAATATGATCCAACTGGCGGAAATGTTCAaaaagatagatctaacggcacaaaattcgatagcaccaagcatttggtcctatcgataatatagtagtcggactctctctctctctctccctctctctctctctctctctctctctctatatatatatatatatatatatatatatatatatagcaaggctggtatactataggtagtacggaggcctccgtgctagcaagttgttttcaatgatgtggcttccaaatcaacgatcggttccattagacttgatctatactattaaaagtatttggaaactaaatttcaaaatttttcgacattatttggctagtgatcaaaagtctcaaaattgacaattttaatggtagatgtgatgtgtttgtgaatttaaaggtgtaaaacaattcaaaactgatgaaatttttatagaaaattttttttactatttagaataagatcagtagctttgatcttaaattcaagtcttttatcattattttttatgagatttttattttcagccgtttatttttNtatatatatatatatagtccggctactatattatctatactatcgataatattaaGCGCTTTATACTATTGAGtttaagttttctgccattagatctacctatatatatatagagtccggctactatactatcaatagtaccaagcatttggtactatcgagttttctactgtTAGGTCTATTCCTTTGgccattttcatccattagatcatactattcaactagccacccactcaaccctaggaggctactatcatcctgaccgcacatcccttcatccaagggtcgaaaatctaatagcaagcggtttgtactattaatagtatagtaggctaattatatatatataggctccggctactatactcttataagtatagactcttttatacttttaaattttcagccgttagatgtgcgattaggataatagtaggctctaagattgagtgggtgattcattgaatagtatgatttaacggatgaaaatgattaaaaaatagatctaaaggtcgaaaacttatgagtataaagaggtttatattcataaaaatatatatagtagccaaactctctctctctatataattatatataatgtatattttaattatataaaataatatatatagagttggactggggtactattagtagcaaaatcccattgttgctaccaNccactcaactctaaccgactaatatcatcctgaccctacaatttttcatccaaaggttaaaaacttgatagcaaaaagagcattttactattaatagtattccagcataattcaatatatatattatgtattttaattatatatatatatatatatatatatatataatttagattattgagcccacaaaatcaaaccagcaaaatcctacTATAATTGCTctcttaatttctttctttttcacttcCTCGCATAGTcgcttttcctaatttttttaatattataatatcgtatttcatacattcattttatatattgaactattagatattttttgtatcaaattttagataatgttttataaaaattaaactatagattgcacgatgttaagaatttcaagggGCTCGTTTAGgcctcgagctcgctcgactcgaagttaggctcgctcgagctcggtctaattaatttcaagccaataaacttgagcctaaatttaggcttgaaattaatttcaagccaaacttGAGCTAAGATAAgctcgcttgagctcggctcGATTCCACCCCTATCCGACTCAGCATGCACCGCATGCATGCACACCCaatctaattaatattcaaCCCAATCCAACTCATACCACACAAAGATCAGATTGGACTTACTCGCTATCACTCTAATATGTCACCATGCAATATGCCATACTATCCGATCAGTGTGTTAACAACAATTCTATTTTGTTGTATACATATCGATCTATATTAATTAGCAGTCATTATTATAAGCATAAATCAATAGATATATCAGCCAAGCCTAGGAAAGATGTCAACTAGATGGAAAAATAATCTACTCCCGATAACTATTTAGATTTGAACACGAAAAAGGCAAATACTATGATCAGGAAAATACGGCAATTTGTAATCGTCAGTAAAATAAAACCATGATCAGAAAGGTGTATAAAAGGCTAACTCAGTGGGAGCACATCCTACTCACAATTTGTCGGCGCCCGGGGGTCGATAAGTATCAAGAAAGTGCTTCCTATAGCCTATGGTCAACACTCGATCGCGCGACCTAGATCGAGTTCAAGCTTGATCAACAGCTAGCTCTATACTGTTGACTGTGCCGGCCCGAACTGGCTGACTGCCATGCCATGGCTTGAAGCCATCCACTGTTACGTATGATGGTCGACCGGGCCGTTCCACAACCACAAAAACAGCACAAAAATGCATCAAATCAAAGCCAAAAATGGGCCAAAACACTCAAAAGGATCAAATCTAGGGAATAGCTAGAGTAACATGCACAATAAGTTACTCGTACGTATTTTAAGActtaaattgaagaatagaCGGAATCTGCCGTCTCGATCTCTGCCTTTATGATTGCTGGTTCTTGGGCTTAATTAGCCAGAGTTCGAGGTACGATGGTGTGgaatgaggagaagaggagaCAACCTGGTGGACCGGCCGGACATTATATATGCTCGGTTTACAGTCTGGCTGCTCTGAGCTAGATTCAAGTACTAAATCAAATTTGACGGTGCCCCTAGTTAGTTTGAACCGCGCGGTTCCcgtctcaaaatataaaatatcaaggAAATGGATTAAAAGTGAGAATTTAAATCAATTTGATGAAGGACCAGTGGGTTACAAGAATATTGAAAATAGAGATTTGTGTGGTAGAAAAAAAGGGGTAAGCtttgattttttaaatgttatttttaaagGTTTCTCAGTACTATATAACTATGTTAATGTTCATGGTGTATGACATATCTTTCCTTAAAATTcgttttctcaaatttttaagtGTTTAATCCTTCTCTAAGCTAGATTGGagttgtcttcttttttttcatgcatCACATTTATACATTTTATGTGTTTGTATTATCCAACTGTTTTGGGCCATTTTATAACAAATTTGAAACTACAATAGTTGAAATGAAATGAATTATAGATGGAAAGAGGGAGAATATCActgcaacaaaatatattttagacaaCACTTTAATTTAGACGACGCTTTAATTTAGACGGCATTTTATTCTAGCGTCTTCAATATTTAGCATGTTTTGACATCATGATTAAGTATCggcaataaatatatttttatcaaatactaataaaaatttcGGACGCTATATTGAAGTATTGATATATTTATCCTGATATGTTTACTTAACGACTTTTTTTTCGATATTTTTATAAGTATCGAGATTATTCTTACCGACGCTTTAAAACGTTGCTAGTTATTATTTAAAGTATCCTTAAATGCAagttttttgttgtagtgaatgtGTGTTATATATGTACCTTTCTTAATACTAAACTTGATCCTAAAGAGATACTATTTCTTTTAAATGTGGTTCATAAGCGTTAACCACTTATCCCAAAAATACGTGTCGATAAAAAAAGACGCATTTATCGTATATATTTAAGAGCTCAACTATAGTACTTACGGATTTCGATTTGACttaatatatttagatattaaatcTATTGTGGACCGCACTCTCACTCATTATATTATGCTCAACAAACTTAATTTattagtcttatatatatatatatatataNatatatatatatatatatatatatatatatatatatatcacggGGCAAGATTGGACCTATATATTTTAGCCAAGAATAAATAGGCAACAATTCCATAGTGAGGAATCAAGCTTCAAGTAGGTAGGCGAATAGTAAGTATCCACATGCAACTTTGATTTTAGCCTGTAATTAGTCAACGCGAGCCCTTCTCTGGTTTTTAAATCACCATCATGCGGCGTTAATTGGTATCCTTTGACCTGGCATTGGTCATCTCGACGCCGATGCGGACGTCCTTGTCGGCAACGAACCGGCTCCAGAACCAGTGTTCCTTCCATACTAGGACCATCTCTTCGATGGGCACGCTCTTGGTCTCCGGGAGGAAGAGCGCGACGAAAATGGTCATGATGACGACCCACCCCGCGAAGAAGTAGAAGATGCCGAACTTCATGTGGCAGAGCATGGGAAGGAAGGCCTGCGCAATGGCGAAGGTGAAGAGCATGTTGACCGACACGGTGATGCTTTGGCCGGCCGACCTGATCTCCAACGGGAAGATCTCACTGGGGACCAGCCAACCCAGCGGGCCCCACGACCACGCGAACCCGGCAACGTAGATGCAGATGAAGAGAACTACGATGACCCCGTACCCCTTTGGGATGCGGCCCTCTCCGCTGGTCCCGTACTTCATGGCAATTAGAGTTCCCACTATGATCTGCGACGACGAATGAAAATTTGTGTCCTTAAGTAAAATCTACACCTACAGGGGACATAATTGAAACCAACGTGACGAAAAGAAGGAATTGTACACGCGTATAGTGTTCCAATCAATTGTGTTGTCGGTTAACctagttaattatttttacctgaCATATGGTCATTTGAAAGCCACCCTGCAAGAAGAGTATGCGCCGGCCGAGCCTGTCGACTGGGAAGGTGGATAAGAATGTCGAGATGAGAAGGACGAGTCCGGTAATGACGGCCGACATCAACGACGCGTCTCCGCCGAAGCCAAGCGCCTTGAAGAGCACGGGAGCGTAGAACATGATCACGTTGATGCCAGTGACCTGCTGGAAGAAGGGAATGCATATAGCCATCGTGAGCTGCGGCCGATACTTGCGTTGCAGGATGTTGGCCCACGGGTGCTTCACGTGCCTCGACTCCTCGCTCGCCGCGACGAGGTCGTCATACTCCTTGGCCACGTCATCGGTGCCTCGTATGCGGCGGAGCATGGCCTTGGCCTCGTCGGGGTGGCCGCGCTCGATGAGGGAGTTAGGGGTGTCGGGAAGGAAAAGAGACCCGACGGTGATGATGGCGGCGGGGACGGCCGCGAGGGCGAGGCTGAGGCGCCAGCCCCACCCGGCCTTGATCTTGTTGGAACCGTAGTTGGTGAGGTTGGCACAGAGGATGCCGATGTTGATCATGAGCTGGAAGCCGATGTTCAGCATCCCGCGGAGCCGCGCAGGCGCCATCTCCGACAAGTACAACGGCACAGACTGTATCATCATAGTTGTCAAAAGATTGTGAGGCCAAAACATTCAACACTTTCTGTCAGCCCCACTAcaatttggatttggatcatATTTTGACCTTGCTAAGCTGGTTCTCTGATCTAAACGTTCAACACTTTATGTTTAGATCATAACCCAGCGCAAGTACAGTCAAAAAATAGGTAAATTGCTAATTTCAATTAAGGAAGAGGGAACAATTCTTAGCCTAGCAAACCAAAACCTTagcaaaatttaaagaataattttatGAATACTCTCCTCACAGcctaaaattttgtaaatacaCTAGTCGTTGACCAGTAAGTTCCAcacaaatattttcaattttatttttcaaaaataataaatttattagaagaaaaaaattagtttataaaaatttatagaaaatttaaaacctGTTTATTTGCATGAATAATTTTTGATcagattaaataatattatatattagatgcgactatatatatagatgatatATACTGATTGCATATCGAATCTCTCTTCTATTTTTGtctctaaattatattaattattttaaataagattGCAATGTGTCAACTATTCAGCATACGATTCGGGGAAACAAGaatctttgttttttatttgtatatattatatagattttCAAAGTTGATAACATTCTAAATGTGCGTTCTACACTAATTTTTAAGTATTTGGAGTTGTTTTTATGAGGATCAACTAGTGTTTAACTCGTGCAAATCAATAGTTTActa contains the following coding sequences:
- the LOC109708611 gene encoding sugar carrier protein C-like, with amino-acid sequence MAGGAIVRAAGAKEYPGTLTLFVFLTCVVAATGGLIFGYDIGISGGVTSMDPFLKKFFPSVYRKKQDESTNQYCTFDSQLLTGFTSSLYLAALIASFFASSVTRLFGRKWSMLGGGFIFLIGAALNGAAQDIAMLIVGRILLGIGVGFANQSVPLYLSEMAPARLRGMLNIGFQLMINIGILCANLTNYGSNKIKAGWGWRLSLALAAVPAAIITVGSLFLPDTPNSLIERGHPDEAKAMLRRIRGTDDVAKEYDDLVAASEESRHVKHPWANILQRKYRPQLTMAICIPFFQQVTGINVIMFYAPVLFKALGFGGDASLMSAVITGLVLLISTFLSTFPVDRLGRRILFLQGGFQMTICQIIVGTLIAMKYGTSGEGRIPKGYGVIVVLFICIYVAGFAWSWGPLGWLVPSEIFPLEIRSAGQSITVSVNMLFTFAIAQAFLPMLCHMKFGIFYFFAGWVVIMTIFVALFLPETKSVPIEEMVLVWKEHWFWSRFVADKDVRIGVEMTNARSKDTN